A single region of the Lotus japonicus ecotype B-129 chromosome 4, LjGifu_v1.2 genome encodes:
- the LOC130710668 gene encoding methylesterase 1-like: MKQANLITENIMDRKHYVLVHGACHGAWCWYKVKPRLESAGHKVTVIDLAASGINMKKIEEVDTISQYSEPLLQLMASIPSNKKVILVGHSLGGLNISLAMDKFPEKVEVGVFLTAFAPDTHKPSYVLEKFNSIPAADWLDTEFLPCGNKKSIVFGPKFLVTKLYQLSPAEDHELAKALMRTGSLFVEDMIQQKNMFKQGYGLVPRVFIICTEDLTITLKFQLWMIQNAGINEVIEMKGADHMPMLCKPQELSDSLLQIATKYAN; the protein is encoded by the exons ATGAAACAAGCAAATCTCATCACAGAAAACATTATGGATCGGAAGCATTATGTGCTAGTGCATGGGGCTTGCCATGGCGCTTGGTGTTGGTACAAGGTTAAGCCACGCCTGGAATCTGCTGGGCACAAGGTCACAGTGATTGATCTTGCAGCTTCTGGCATCAATATGAAGAAAATTGAAGAGGTTGATACGATTTCACAGTATTCTGAACCTTTGTTGCAGTTAATGGCTTCAATTCCCTCGAATAAAAAGGTAATTCTGGTTGGTCACAGCCTTGGAGGACTGAACATATCACTTGCCATGGACAAATTTCCAGAAAAGGTAGAGGTTGGTGTTTTCTTGACAGCTTTTGCGCCAGATACGCACAAACCCTCTTATGTCTTGgaaaag TTTAACAGTATCCCAGCAGCTGATTGGTTGGACACTGAATTCTTGCCATGtggaaacaaaaaatcaatagTCTTTGGTCCTAAATTCCTAGTCACCAAGCTCTACCAACTCTCCCCGGCTGAG GATCATGAATTGGCCAAGGCTTTAATGAGGACAGGGTCACTCTTTGTGGAAGACATGATTCAGCAAAAGAACATGTTCAAACAAGGATATGGATTAGTTCCACGTGTTTTTATTATCTGCACTGAGGACCTTACAATCACTTTGAAATTTCAACTCTGGATGATCCAAAATGCGGGAATCAATGAAGTGATAGAGATGAAAGGCGCAGATCATATGCCTATGCTCTGCAAGCCACAAGAACTAAGCGATTCTCTCCTGCAGATAGCTACTAAATATGCAAATTAA
- the LOC130710667 gene encoding uncharacterized protein LOC130710667, with translation MSPTAELRWLCRLVDESLRPSTKPQACVSITREKENEILIASSEVVNKIQLRVREFDSVPNKDESCSSEKHCSVHQCLPKIITEMVILLSVKSEFVQHVTVKALVLTSQFVFTTGNNWNEFINFLCCSWEMVLARILSSSAESSDFDFLMQCGLTNCDWSTVTGITQAMRVICKHLKEDYDDEVVKVFYDSVDSCLLKMPWDLLDEYWSCDIGSMERSSSMNQLNLKDVSGMEPRIKFLGTLLQLLCSLVDRDDFVETGCDSADEHPLFITIMNLIPRLVKWSLSKQEDGAETCIIHYLKHKSLILMIRLGSISCVNCLVHLSWFELLHNYFQELLGEPLTQYQSDQGDVLEGSPFLLSLSNGQACGMHFSHLQRQAIFLLLACSFSLISQRGLNADNCNRSTMCSRFTTSPDSELDDFCRKKGLLELYKWIQGHLPTEISIQHGKYMEICMNFMSSFLQLFLREDDLLFEVLLELISISSCLQQETERKDAAHLDVKKDFSFDLSDIFNPVRLFHLFLSEIHYDHQVLLDYLISKDIGICCAKYLLRCMNLICNSWKLFVEFPFSEEFLYQSSCKRRKVPGDGQQFLADGMPSSVDKNESIILHMKNSTEEGEYGFKHYDIKPFNKASECLLSLNNSIVNLHQKNLFPYNPEALLKRLRRFQEFCCQEKGFHGQKTE, from the exons ATGTCTCCGACCGCTGAACTGCGGTGGCTCTGCCGCCTGGTCGACGAGTCTCTCCGCCCCTCCACG AAACCACAAGCGTGCGTCTCGATTACCAGAGAGAAGGAGAACGAAATTCTGATAGCTTCTTCTGAG GTCGTGAATAAAATTCAGCTGCGGGTTCGTGAATTTGATTCTGTTCCAAACAAAGATGAATCATGCAGTTCAGAGAAACACTGTTCTGTTCATCAATGTCTTCCTAAAATCATAACCGAAATG GTGATTTTGCTGTCTGTTAAGAGTGAATTTGTTCAACATGTTACTGTCAAAGCTCTTGTTTTAACTTCACAGTTTGTTTTCACCACG GGGAACAATTGGAATGAGTTCATAAATTTTTTGTGTTGTTCCTGGGAAATGGTATTGGCTAGAATACTATCGTCTTCAGCGGAAAGTAGTGACTTTGATTTTCTGATGCAATGTGGGTTGACGAATTGTGATTGGTCTACTGTGACTGGCATCACTCAAGCGATGCGTGTTATATGTAAGCATTTGAAGGAGGACTATGATGATGAGGTTGTCAAAGTGTTCTATGACTCTGTCGATTCTTGTCTTTTGAAAATGCCTTGGGATTTGTTGGATGAGTATTGGAGTTGTGACATTGGTAGCATGGAGAGAAGCTCTTCAATGAATCAACTGAACCTTAAGGATGTCAGTGGTATGGAGCCTAGAATCAAGTTTCTTGGGACTTTGCTTCAGTTACTGTGTTCTTTGGTTGACCGGGATGATTTTGTGGAAACTGGTTGTGATTCTGCTGACGAACATCCGCTTTTTATCACAATAATGAATCTTATACCGAGACTTGTAAAGTGGAGTCTCAGCAAGCAAGAAGATGGAGCTGAGACATGCATCATTCATTACTTGAAACACAAGTCACTG ATTCTGATGATCAGGCTTGGCTCAATCTCCTGTGTAAACTGTTTGGTCCATCTTTCCTGGTTTGAACTTCTTCATAACTACTTTCAAGAGCTTCTGGGAGAACCCTTAACTCAATATCAGTCTGATCAAGGTGATGTTCTGGAGGGCTCTCCATTTTTATTGAGTTTGTCGAATGGACAGGCGTGTGGAATGCATTTCAGCCACCTACAAAGACAAGCTATTTTCCTCTTACTGGCTTGTTCTTTCAGTTTGATCAGTCAAAGAGGCTTAAATGCAGACAACTGTAATCGTTCAACTATGTGCTCACGTTTTACCACAAGCCCAGATTCAGAGCTTGATGATTTCTGCCGAAAAAAGGGATTGCTGGAGCTTTACAAGTGGATTCAAGGACATCTTCCAACTGAGATCTCTATCCAGCATGGAAAGTACATGGAGATATGTATGAACTTCATGTCATCTTTTCTCCAGCTATTCCTTCGTGAG GATGATCTGTTGTTTGAAGTGCTTTTGGAACTGATTAGCATATCATCTTGTCTCCAGCAAGA GACTGAAAGAAAGGATGCTGCACATCTGGATGTAAAGaaagatttttcttttgatcTGTCAGACATTTTTAATCCTGTGCGCCTTTTCCACCTGTTTCTTTCAGAG ATACATTACGATCACCAAGTGCTTCTTGACTACCTCATTTCAAAAGATATTGGAATATGCTGTGCTAAGTATCTTCTAAG ATGCATGAATTTGATATGCAACTCATGGAAGTTATTCGTGGAATTTCCATTCTCTGAAGAATTTTTATACCAATCATCTTGCAAGAGAAGAAAAGTTCCAGGGGATGGTCAGCAGTTTCTGGCAGATGGAATGCCTTCTTCAGTTGACAAAAATGAAAGTATCATATTGCATATGAAGAATTCTACAGAAGAAGGTGAATATGGCTTCAAGCACTATGATATCAAACCATTCAACAAAGCTTCAGAGTGCTTACTATCTTTGAACAATTCTATTGTAAATCTTCACCAAAAGAACTTGTTTCCTTATAATCCGGAAGCACTTTTGAAACG TCTAAGAAGATTTCAAGAGTTCTGCTGTCAGGAAAAGGGATTCCATGGGCAGAAAACCGAGTAA